In a single window of the Oryctolagus cuniculus chromosome 2, mOryCun1.1, whole genome shotgun sequence genome:
- the LOC127485988 gene encoding collagen alpha-2(I) chain: MVIIISSSRSSAQKQGATEEGSEGPRGVPRCGIPPTRRLAGDEGEAAQGAYLCGGALRTRGPAGARRCCSGASWGRPGRAGHPSCGASRALPAAGGRGWLPWAGLPPLLHPAEDRAGPTATTATGTEARTAAAADEEEEEAVEEEVSARAARVSSSRLGERGGGEGRAAAGISLPRPPGAERGPRCPPSPPRRVTAPAPRPGSASPRRAAAAAVRVHRGLWRPWLPPGCSIFGPPLGVLPESAGADRVRGPPSHPALAQGPSPATSRAAGPARDQGPRGGMRGRTRCPRRPIYSWWHCPKLARPGRPSAGGTASLLSALPQEPRLSCTLAFCLRQRHGGNCPPGCPRVTSLLSRGRNCARSCEALAHARQENQSLRLLPGKLKGCTVWRFTVGMREMCAADVKGHKERPSYSRCGSGGFWNCYAQQR, from the exons ATGGTCATCATCATCTCCAGCTCAAG ATCCAGCGCCCAGAAACAAGGAGCCACAGAG GAGGGCAGCGAGGGACCCCGAGGGGTCCCCCGCTGTGGGATCCCGCCGACTCGGCGGCTGGCGGGAGACGAGGGCGAAGCCGCCCAAGGCGCCTACCTGTGCGGCGGTGCGCTCAGAACCCGGGGCCCCGCCGGGGCGCGCAGGTGCTGCTCGGGGGCATCCTGGGGCCGGCCTGGGCGCGCGGGGCATCCATCGTGCGGGGCTAGCCGCGCTCTCCCCGCCGCCGGGGGCCGGGGCTGGCTCCCTTGGGCTGGACTCCCGCCTCTTCTCCACCCGGCAGAGGACAGAGCGGGTCCCACGGCGACGACAGCAACAGGCACCGAGGCGCGGACCGCGGCGGCGGCAgacgaagaggaggaggaggcggtggaggaggaggtgtcTGCGCGCGCGGCTCGCGTTTCCTCCTCCCGGCTGGGCGAGCGCGGGGGAGGCGAGGGGCGGGCAGCAGCCGGGATCTCCCTGCCCCGTCCCCCGGGAGCCGAGAGGGGGCCACGGTGCCCCCCTTCCCCGCCGCGCCGTGTGACTGCCCCGGCGCCACGGCCCGGCTCCGCGAGTCCCAGGCgggcagcagctgctgcagtGCGGGTCCACCGCGGCCTTTGGCGGCCCTGGCTCCCGCCCGGGTGCTCCATATTCGGCCCTCCTCTGGGGGTCCTGCCGGAGTCGGCGGGAGCGGACCGGGTGCGGGGGCCACCGTCCCATCCAGCCCTGGCGCAGGGTCCTAGCCCAGCGACCTCCAGGGCAGCCGGGCCCGCGCGTGATCAGGGCCCTCGCGGCGGGATGCGCGGTCGCACACGCTGTCCCCGGCGGCCTATTTATAGCTGGTGGCACTGCCCGAAGCTCGCTCGGCCTGGGAGGCCCTCAGCAGGTGGTACTGCCAGCCTGCTCTCCGCGCTCCCGCAGGAACCTCGCCTCAGCTGCACCCTCGCCTTCTGCCTCCGACAGCGACACGGTGGGAACTGCCCACCTGGCTGTCCCCGCGTCACCTCCCTCCTGTCTAGGGGGCGAAACTGTGCACGGTCGTGCGAGGCGCTGGCGCACGCTCGGCAGGAAAATCAGAGCCTGAG GCTCTTACCTGGAAAACTGAAGGGATGCACAGTGTGGAGGTTCACTGTGGGGATGAGAGAGATGTGCGCCGCGGATGTGAAGGGCCACAAGGAGAGGCCCAGCTACAGCCGCTGCGGCTCAGGAGGCTTCTGGAATTGCTACG CGCAGCAAAGATGA